The Armatimonadota bacterium genomic interval CAAGCCAAGCTCCCCGGAATCACGCCAAAGCGAGTTGAAGCCCTGTTCCACCATCTTCACCGGGCCGCGATCTACGTTGAACGAGTCCCCAAGGTTTTCGATTTTCCGCCTGATCCTGATGATGCGCCCTACCTGGATCTCGCTATTCATACGGGGGCCTTTGCGCTCGTCACCAGAGATAGAGAGATTTTGAAACTGCGCGAGCCGAACAACGAACTCGGTCGGATGCTGCGTCAGCGACATTCAGCCCTTCACATTGCGATTCCGGAGGAATTTCTCGACCTGGCTCATGTGAAGCCGTCCTTGAATGAAATCCTCACTCGGCGTCGAAGTGGATAGCAAAAGGAAAGGCCCGAAGGCCAGTCCCTAGTATTCGCTTGGGAGTAGAACCGTTGTTGATGCGCGGTCGGCCTCGGTGATAATCCAGAACTTCGTGCCTAAGGCGTCGTGGTACACGGAGAAGATTCGAGAACTGTCTTCTAATGCAATATCATTCGCATCGTGGTCGTCCCTAGAACAATCTCCCCAATCCCCTCGCGCATGTCGCCGCAACGAGCGGAGAACGTCCTCGGGAAGAAGCGTGTCTCTTGCTCCTGGGGTAATCAGGGTTTGTCCGAGTGAGAACTTTGCGCTTTCGATTTTCATAAATGCCTCCTTGAAAAGGTTTGTGTTTCTTCACCCCTAATCGTGAGAAACCAGAACCTTGCTTCAGGAGAAGGCATGATAGGGGCCAGAAAATTTTCGTCAAACTGTCGCTCGGGGCATGCCAAACCTGTTGGCAGGTCATGAGCCTGTGGACGGCAAATAGCCACTGGAAATGAAAATCTGAAAGCGAAAAGGGGGCAAACTGGAAACTGATTACTCGACAATCGCCTCCAAGATGAGCGATGCGGCTTTTCGCACGGCGTCAAGGGATTGGGTGAGTTGGGCCTTATCCCCGCGATAGAGCTGAATGTAGTCGGAGCTTGCGGTTCCGGCATCGAGACCAATGGCCTGGGCAACGACAAAGGCGACGGCTTCGGCTTCAAGCTCCCTGCTGGTCTTGGTGGAGCCTTTCCTTTCATCGCCCTGATGCAGGATTTCGTGAGCAAGCTCGTGAACCAAAGTGGTGAATTCTTGTGAAGGGTCAAGCCCTTCTTTGAGCGCAATCTTGCCGCCCCTCGAAACACCTAATGCACCTCCAAGCTGGTCGCTGTACTCAAGCTCGATTGAAAGTTGCCTGACCAGGCCCTTCAATCTCTCGGAGTAGTCGCCCGGATCTCCGGTGACTTTGGCGAACTCTGGCAGAGGTTCGCCGTCGGTTTGGCTCACGTCGAAAACATAGACCACGCGGAATCTGATAGATTTCTCTTCGTCTTCGTCGGATTCATTCGGAAGCGATTCTGACTCTTGATTTTTGAAGGCCATAGGGGCGAGAATTGCAATCCCCTTCTCTCCTGCCTTAACGTATCGACCGAGTGACTTCCATGTGTTGAATCCTGCGACGTGGGTTGAATCAGGTTTCTGAGCCATGATCAGAAGCACATTTCCAAGGCTGTAGCGGTGGAATTTAGCCATTGTGGACAGGAACTCGGTGAGCTGCTCGCTGTGTCCGGAATCGAGGTTTTCGGCTAGTTGATCGATGTGTTTGTCGATAATATCTTTGGCTTGTTCGGTCTTCACGTTGGCTCCTTTAAGATAGATTTCTCACCTATCGGTGCCAAGCGTCGGTCTGGTTCAGAGAATTGCGTTCGGACGTCCGAACACTTCGTCTCCAGGATTTTCCATAGGCGTCGGGCCTGAGCAGCGCTTCAACTACGCAAGTCGAAGGCGGTTCCTGTGGGAAATTCTGGAGATCCTAAGTCACCTCACGCAAGGCAATTCCATATCCCCAAGAAAGGGAAAAATTGCATGAGGAGACAGCAAGTAGCTCGGAATCAAGAATCCAAATCAGAGTTGAGCGATCTGATGCCTCCAGTTTTTCGGGTTCAACTTGTTAGGGAAGCGGGCGTCAAGAGAACCGGAATTTCGGACGCTCATGACGCTGTGGCCCTCCTGCGGCGGTATCTGGAACATGAAGACAGAGAACACTTCGTTACGCTCATGCTCGACGTGAAGAATCAAGTGATCGGGATTCATACCGTGAGCATCGGTAACCTCAACAGTGCGATTGTCTCTCCTCGTGAGGTTTTTAAGGCGGCAATCCTCGCCAACGCGGCTTCAATAATCCTCGGCCACAACCACCCTTCCGGCGATACAACGCCCTCACCCGAAGACATTCAAGTCACTGAAGTCCTTCACCAGGCGGGCAAGCTTCTCCATATAGACGTGCTCGATCATGTAATTATCGGTGAAGAGGGCGCGTTTTGTTCCCTCCGCCGCTCTCACCTAATGCCACGGGATTGAAGGGTCAAAGCTTCTTCAAGGTTACAATGCTTTCACGAAGCAGATTGCGCAGATACGGGTGCCGCTTTAGTTGTTGCCCGGACGTGTTAGCCCTTCGGCAGACAATAATTGCTTCCACCTCGTATCCAAGTTTAAGAGCGATATCGCAGAAAATTAGATCTGTCGGGATTGGAACTCCAACATAGGCACTCTGATCGACCACAATGTGCATTCTTCCATTAGTATTGAGGCTGTGGAGACCTTGACGCAAGACTTCGGTCATGTCCTCGAAATAGGCCCGGAGCATGTTTGGAATAAGCCTGGTGCGTCCGTCACGGACACCAGTCTCATTTTCCTTTTGCGGAATCTGCTCCCAAATCTCTCGGCAAAGCAATTCAACTAATTCGTTGTCGCTCTTTAACTCTCCCCCGTATCCAATCCGGTAATTTCTGATCATCTTTGATCGATCACCTTTTATGGACGTGTCACTGATGAAATCTCCAAAAACCAGCTCCAGCTTGTACGATTCAAAGTAGTCAAAGGAATTTGCGTATGGAGGTGAGAAGATTATCGAGCCAAGAGAAAGACCTGAGTCGCAAGAAAACGCGGTTGCAGATTCGCTCAAATCAAGTGCAGAGGCTTCAATCGCCTGAGTGTGCAGTAGATCTGCTGAGGCGTGCGATGAGATATCCTCGAGCATTAGTTTGCATTGAAGCAGCACCCGTCCCTTAACATCGGACACTGGTGATGGCCGCGTCGCGAGTCCATTGCCATCCTTCTTTCGATTCGAGCAATCTTCGAGGGAGGATAGAACGCTCAATCTAAAAAACTCTTGCTCCTCAATCGACCTCAAGGTGTACGTCCATTCCAGCATCGAGTGAAGTGTGGCCAATCGTCCCGCTTCGAAATATTTACTCAAAGTTGACGCTTTCGAATGCGGAATCGGTGATTGTGCTTCAAATTGCCTTGACTCAAAATCGCTTAGGCAAGCAAGGAGTGATTGAATGTCTGACTCGGTGTAACGGCGCGTCTTCACCCGACTGGAAAGCACCGCGTAGCCGCTGACGTCTGTTCCAAGAGCTGCCATTCCACTCTGTAAGCAAGCTACCAAGGTGGAACCAGATCCACACATAGGGTCCATGACAAACTCACGTTCTTTATCAATCGGGTGGCGACGTAAGATCTCTTGAACTAATTCACCCGAGTAGCCTTCGCGGTATCTCACCCAACGATGAAATGGCTGCTGGGCTGCCCTAGACATATTGACAAGGCCCGCAAATCGCCCGATTTCGTAGGTCGTGTTTGAAGTTGATTCAATGTGTTCCAAGCTGGTCGCA includes:
- a CDS encoding ArdC-like ssDNA-binding domain-containing protein; this translates as MKTEQAKDIIDKHIDQLAENLDSGHSEQLTEFLSTMAKFHRYSLGNVLLIMAQKPDSTHVAGFNTWKSLGRYVKAGEKGIAILAPMAFKNQESESLPNESDEDEEKSIRFRVVYVFDVSQTDGEPLPEFAKVTGDPGDYSERLKGLVRQLSIELEYSDQLGGALGVSRGGKIALKEGLDPSQEFTTLVHELAHEILHQGDERKGSTKTSRELEAEAVAFVVAQAIGLDAGTASSDYIQLYRGDKAQLTQSLDAVRKAASLILEAIVE
- a CDS encoding putative toxin-antitoxin system toxin component, PIN family produces the protein MSVFDCNVFVQAVAFPGAAYQCFAHVLKGPDRLLTSKYVLDEARYVLSMPWLQAKLPGITPKRVEALFHHLHRAAIYVERVPKVFDFPPDPDDAPYLDLAIHTGAFALVTRDREILKLREPNNELGRMLRQRHSALHIAIPEEFLDLAHVKPSLNEILTRRRSG
- a CDS encoding JAB domain-containing protein translates to MRRQQVARNQESKSELSDLMPPVFRVQLVREAGVKRTGISDAHDAVALLRRYLEHEDREHFVTLMLDVKNQVIGIHTVSIGNLNSAIVSPREVFKAAILANAASIILGHNHPSGDTTPSPEDIQVTEVLHQAGKLLHIDVLDHVIIGEEGAFCSLRRSHLMPRD